A part of Aegilops tauschii subsp. strangulata cultivar AL8/78 chromosome 2, Aet v6.0, whole genome shotgun sequence genomic DNA contains:
- the LOC120974134 gene encoding uncharacterized protein — MEQPHEQLCMKLCFRDQHQFRDALLNLHITQARNFKYHRNSDQRIIVECPDKQCQFFMVAAVIKGEKTFVIKKMRLEHTCPSTTETTRVSAKWLAQKYEHLFRSDITTGIQTIIDACMEKYGVDVPKCMAYRAKNIAIEAVLGDHKKQYPRLKDYAQTVMDTNPGSGEVGKFGPYTIMSDRQKGLLNAVNAVFPNCNQRFCLRHLYANFQNVGFRGEDLKKCMDNASYAYNEHKFNIAMNDLRVESEEAWEWLTAIPKKTWARHAFDTNCKTDLVVNNLSEVFNKYILDVRRKPIRTMCDGIKDKQMVRWHRNRESVKAARWDITPHYSEKLEEVGP; from the exons ATGGAGCAACCACATGAGCAACTGTGTATGAAGTTGTGTTTTAGGGATCAGCatcaattcagagatgctttgttgaatttgcacATCACTCAGGCCAGGAATTTTAAGTATCACAGGAATTCAGATCAGAGGATAATTGTTGAGTGTCCAGATAAACAATGCCAGTTCTTTATGGTGGCGGCAGTTATAAAAGGGGAGAAAACCTTTGTAATTAAGAAGATGAGACTAGAGCACACTTGCCCTAGTACCACTGAGACCACCAGGGTTAGTGCTAAGTGGCTAGCACAGAAATATGAGCATCTCTTCAGATCTGATATAACTACTGGTATTCAGACAATAATTGATGCATGCATGGAAAAATATGGTGTAGATGTGCCCAAGTGCATGGCATATAGGGCAAAGAACATAGCTATTGAAGCTGTCTTAGGAGATCACAAGAAGCAATATCCTAGGCTTAAAGACTATGCTCAGACTGTCATGGACACAAACCCTGGGA GTGGAGAAGTGGGCAAGTTTGGACCTTATACTATAATGTCAGATAGACAAAAG GGGTTATTGAATGCAGTGAATGCTGTCTTTCCAAATTGCAACCAAAGATTCTGCCTTAGGCATTTATATGCAAATTTCCAAAATGTTGGGTTTAGGGGTGAAGATCTTAAGAAGTGCATGGATAATGCTAGCTATGCCTACAATGAACACAAATTTAATATTGCAATGAATGATCTTAGAGTTGAAAGTGAGGAAGCTTGGGAGTGGCTTACTGCAATACCAAAAAAAACATGGGCAAGGCATGCATTTGACACAAACTGCAAGACTGACTTGGTAGTGAACAACTTGTCTGAGGTGTTCAACAAGTACATTCTAGATGTTAGGAGAAAACCTATAAGGACAATGTGTGATGGGATAAAAGATAAGCAGATGGTGAGGTGGCATAGGAACAGAGAGAGTGTAAAGGCAGCAAGATGGGATATAACACCTCATTACAGTGAGAAGCTAGAG GAAGTGGGACCTTAG